The Bacillus sp. (in: firmicutes) DNA window AAGGCCATATCCAGGCCGGCGCCCATCGCAAAGCCGTGAATTTGCGCAATCACCGGCTTATCGATCTCTTCCAGAAGAAGAGGAATCAGTTGAATTTTTTTCCATAGGGAATTTTTGCGTGCCAACCCTGTGGAAGAAATGTCTTCTTTGCTTTTGAAGAACCCTTCTCCCGCATGCATGGCTTTAATGTCGCCGCCCGCGCAAAAAGCTTTGCCGTTTCCTTTGACAATCACTACCCGGATGGAATCATCATCCCGTACTGTTTCCAGCGCCTGAATCCAGTTTAAAATCATTTCTTCGCTGAACGCGTTGTAGGCTTCCGGACGGTTCAATGTAATCGTCGCAATATGATTTTCCACTTCA harbors:
- a CDS encoding enoyl-CoA hydratase/isomerase family protein; amino-acid sequence: MADLLFEVENHIATITLNRPEAYNAFSEEMILNWIQALETVRDDDSIRVVIVKGNGKAFCAGGDIKAMHAGEGFFKSKEDISSTGLARKNSLWKKIQLIPLLLEEIDKPVIAQIHGFAMGAGLDMA